A genomic stretch from Aerosakkonema funiforme FACHB-1375 includes:
- a CDS encoding ParB/RepB/Spo0J family partition protein: protein MANKPNRFHGLMQTIRQESSPLPDAQVEQLPTANNTLSGVVSVPPNKIYPDPDQPRRYFDEMELNKMAASMREIGVIDPLTVRPKPNSDGEYDLLAGEKRWRSAIMAGLEMVPVCIFDVDDNTALDIKAISNLQRSDLNAWEETQAIMGMLMRNLESSQEEVVSLLNLAANQKRGITDNVVRNSDWQVVEDVFNLVGRLTPESFRKHRVPLLKLPRSIEQVLRQGKLQYTKVNEILKLKSLSQQEALLNEAIEANLSVEEIRQRVREMRPAKGGKEQSPNLSERLTSVTRAIKQAKVWHDPKKQKRLEKLLGELENLLQ from the coding sequence GTGGCAAATAAACCAAACCGCTTTCACGGCTTAATGCAAACCATACGGCAGGAAAGTTCGCCGCTACCCGATGCTCAAGTAGAACAACTGCCAACAGCTAACAATACTTTATCGGGTGTAGTATCAGTTCCGCCAAACAAAATCTACCCCGATCCCGATCAGCCTCGCCGCTATTTTGATGAGATGGAACTCAACAAAATGGCAGCATCAATGCGAGAAATTGGCGTAATTGACCCGCTGACGGTGCGCCCCAAACCCAATAGCGATGGTGAATACGATCTGCTAGCAGGAGAGAAGCGCTGGCGAAGTGCAATCATGGCAGGATTGGAGATGGTGCCAGTTTGTATTTTTGATGTGGATGACAATACGGCTCTTGATATCAAGGCGATCAGTAACCTCCAGCGCTCAGACTTGAATGCTTGGGAGGAAACCCAAGCCATCATGGGAATGCTGATGCGAAATTTGGAGAGTTCCCAAGAGGAAGTTGTTAGCTTGCTAAACCTTGCTGCTAATCAGAAACGCGGAATTACGGACAACGTTGTCCGTAATTCAGATTGGCAGGTGGTTGAGGATGTCTTTAACTTAGTTGGCAGGCTGACTCCAGAAAGTTTTCGCAAGCATCGAGTGCCCTTACTCAAACTCCCCAGATCGATCGAGCAGGTGTTGCGTCAAGGAAAATTGCAATACACTAAGGTTAACGAAATTCTCAAACTCAAATCCCTTTCGCAGCAGGAGGCACTTTTAAATGAAGCGATTGAAGCTAACTTATCAGTAGAAGAAATTCGTCAGCGAGTCAGAGAAATGCGCCCTGCCAAAGGAGGGAAGGAGCAATCGCCCAATTTATCGGAGCGCTTGACGAGCGTCACTCGCGCTATCAAGCAAGCGAAGGTTTGGCACGATCCGAAGAAACAAAAGAGGCTAGAAAAGTTGCTTGGTGAATTGGAAAATTTGTTGCAATGA
- a CDS encoding ParA family protein translates to MIITTASFKGGVAKTTTAIHIAACLQTLGQTLLIDGDPNRSASRWAERGIANGKSLPFKVAGVNQSARYSKGCDHFVIDTEARAEEEDLKEIVDGCDLLVLPTTPDTLSLDALIQTVELLKALGTDKYKILLTRISPPPRREGEEARQFLSEAGFPLFKGQIREAVAFQKAGNDGVLVHQVNDRRAKIAWSDYQAIGKEIFSGK, encoded by the coding sequence ATGATTATTACAACTGCATCGTTTAAAGGTGGTGTAGCCAAAACTACTACTGCCATTCATATCGCCGCTTGCCTGCAAACACTAGGACAAACTTTGCTTATTGATGGCGACCCTAACCGTTCTGCTAGTCGTTGGGCAGAGCGTGGCATCGCAAATGGAAAATCATTACCTTTCAAAGTAGCAGGGGTCAATCAATCGGCTCGTTATAGCAAGGGGTGTGACCATTTCGTTATTGATACAGAAGCACGGGCGGAAGAAGAAGACTTGAAGGAAATTGTCGATGGCTGCGATTTATTGGTGTTACCGACAACACCCGATACCCTATCCCTTGATGCTTTAATTCAGACTGTAGAATTGCTCAAAGCTTTGGGAACCGATAAATACAAAATTCTCTTGACCAGAATTTCACCCCCACCCAGACGAGAAGGCGAGGAAGCCAGACAATTTCTAAGTGAAGCTGGTTTTCCCTTGTTCAAAGGTCAAATCAGAGAAGCTGTAGCATTCCAAAAAGCTGGCAATGATGGTGTTTTGGTGCATCAAGTAAACGATCGGCGTGCCAAAATAGCATGGAGCGATTATCAAGCAATTGGTAAGGAAATTTTCAGTGGCAAATAA
- a CDS encoding phosphotransferase, protein MATLDRFSHSTLTAQAVAAAVSVASAYDIKVDDPHILADAYSLRVHLRPAPIVARISTITPILRAPIESWLAREISVVEFLASRGVPVIAPSDILPAIPYQFDGLFMSFWRYVQPASDVVPEAALVAEMLAELHTILRDYPGELPFLAPPLNDIPNGLKRLYQASDRLPESDLRLLQTTYDDLLCQITYSDDSLQPLHGDANASNLIPTVEGLLWNDFEDTCIGAIAWDLINLDDAARAAYPNAPDSATLEPYFKLRQLHAIVWVYALLPEFSGWLEPARMMLDALRDRANIG, encoded by the coding sequence ATGGCAACTTTAGATCGATTTAGTCATTCTACTCTCACAGCACAAGCAGTCGCTGCTGCGGTTTCTGTTGCTTCGGCTTACGATATTAAAGTAGATGACCCTCATATTCTGGCTGATGCTTATTCGCTGCGAGTTCATCTGCGACCTGCGCCAATTGTTGCTCGTATCAGTACTATTACCCCCATATTGCGAGCGCCGATCGAGTCCTGGTTAGCGCGTGAGATTTCCGTAGTAGAATTTTTGGCATCGCGCGGCGTTCCGGTGATTGCTCCGAGCGATATTTTACCTGCTATTCCTTATCAATTTGACGGTTTGTTCATGAGTTTCTGGCGTTATGTTCAACCAGCTTCTGATGTAGTTCCAGAAGCTGCGCTTGTCGCCGAAATGCTAGCCGAATTGCATACTATTCTACGCGATTACCCAGGCGAACTACCTTTTTTAGCACCGCCTCTCAACGATATTCCAAATGGATTAAAGCGGCTTTATCAAGCCTCAGATCGACTTCCCGAAAGCGATCTGAGGCTGTTGCAAACTACATATGACGATCTATTATGTCAGATAACTTACTCAGATGATTCTTTACAACCCTTACACGGAGATGCCAATGCTTCTAATTTAATTCCCACTGTGGAGGGATTGCTGTGGAATGATTTTGAGGATACTTGCATTGGTGCGATCGCTTGGGATTTGATTAATCTTGATGATGCAGCTAGAGCAGCTTATCCAAATGCCCCTGATTCGGCTACGTTAGAGCCATATTTCAAGCTGCGACAACTACACGCGATCGTTTGGGTTTATGCTTTGCTGCCAGAGTTTTCTGGATGGTTAGAACCTGCTCGAATGATGCTTGATGCTTTGCGCGATCGAGCAAATATTGGATGA